The Methylomarinum sp. Ch1-1 genome contains the following window.
CGAAGATCTCAGCCCCGGCGCGCAGCATCGCGTGCAAATGGCTTTTTTTACCGCGACTTTTTCGGTGATGGGGCATTTGGCCAAGGTTGACGGCCGCGTTTCCGAGGCGGAAATCAGTCTGGCCAGACGCGTGATGGACGAAATGAGATTATCCGGCGATATGCGCGAAGCCGCGATCAATCTGTTTCAGCAGGGTAAAAAGGCCGATTTTCCTCTGCAGGCGGCTTTGACGCAATTTCGTAAGGAGTGCCATCGACGCACCAACCTCATACGGATGTTCATGGAAATTCAGGTTCAGGCCGCTTATGCCGACGGCGTGCTGAATCGGAGCGAAGAGATGGTGTTGCAGAATATCTGCGCCCACCTTGGGATATCTCGTTTCGAATACGAAAGCATTAAATTGCAATTTCAGGCGCAACAGCGTTTTTACCGACAAAGCCAGCAATATCCGGGCAGGGCGTCAAGAAACCGTTTGCATGACGCCTATGCGGTATTGGGGATTGATTCGAGCGCCAGCGACGGCGAGGTCAAAAAGGCTTATCGCCGGCTGATGGGCCAGCACCACCCGGATAAACTGGTCGCTAAAGGCCTGCCGGAAGAAATGATGACTCTCGCCAAGGAAAAGACCCAACAGGTCAGGAAGGCCTACGAGACGATCAGGGAGAGTCGGGGATTGTGATATCCTGCGAAGGTCGCCTATTAATACAAGCTGCCGCCGGCGTCTTCATCGGTTTCTTCCAAGGTCATGCCGCCTTCACCTTCCAGCGTGCCGGCATTTTCGGCGCCCAACTTGATCATCAAGCGGACCTCGTTTCTGGAGTCGGCTGAATTCAATGCATCCTCATAGCTGATTTTGCCGGCGGTGTAGAGGTCGTAGAGCGCCTGATCAAAGGTTTGCATGCCGTGTTCGCGCGAGTTTTTCATCAGCTCTTTCAGCTTGTGGACTTCGCCCTTGCGGATCAAGTCGGAGACCAGCGGTGTATTCAACAGTATTTCGATCGCCGGATAACGGCCGTTGCCGTCGGCGCGTTTGATCAGCTGTTGGGCGACGATGCCGCGCAAGTTCAGCGATAAATCCATGAACAGCTGACC
Protein-coding sequences here:
- the djlA gene encoding co-chaperone DjlA, which encodes MMGRNDSALLRFSVHELESLRLNDDILSFNDGIDSHMSWLGKVVGGAFGFLLGGPLGAILGASVGHQFDAGMEGLDLDEDLSPGAQHRVQMAFFTATFSVMGHLAKVDGRVSEAEISLARRVMDEMRLSGDMREAAINLFQQGKKADFPLQAALTQFRKECHRRTNLIRMFMEIQVQAAYADGVLNRSEEMVLQNICAHLGISRFEYESIKLQFQAQQRFYRQSQQYPGRASRNRLHDAYAVLGIDSSASDGEVKKAYRRLMGQHHPDKLVAKGLPEEMMTLAKEKTQQVRKAYETIRESRGL